A single window of Mangifera indica cultivar Alphonso chromosome 18, CATAS_Mindica_2.1, whole genome shotgun sequence DNA harbors:
- the LOC123202408 gene encoding probable LRR receptor-like serine/threonine-protein kinase At1g53430 — protein sequence MRLGLLTTEVVSLFVLGFLVLNCCVNFGFHAQPLPAEEVSVLEAILSKLQLKNKSVSSTSCSDSAWTNYDSSTKSNITCDCNHNNNTVCHVTIFYMKSQNLAGVFPEEFANLTFLREIDLSRNYINGTIPARLAQLQNLTILSLLGNRIGGSLPQEIGDFPSLEELVLEANEFEGPLPETLGNVKTLRRLLLSSNNFTGSIPKSLGNLTNLQDFRVDGTNLTGKIPDFIGNWTNMTRLDMQGSPLEGPIPSTISQMTSLKELRISDLKGSGSPIPDLQKMTKMERLVLRNCSLNGTILQYLGSMSKLKLLDLSSNQLTGQIPEALLNSDALKFIFLGNNSLTGAVHNSRLTNNKKWDLSYNNFSEPFTASCAWSTVNVISTLPSSVSNSSSWCFMRDLSCPGKATHYSLFINCGGGSLNSGGSAYEADLNTEGQSVFSSVETRWAYSSTGIFTGNDDLGYLASSPSGLNVIGEDYYKTARLSPQSLRYFGLCMRQGSYNVKLHFAEIMFTNDHTFSSLGKRIFDVSIQGEVVLSDFNIMEVAGVAGKGITKEFNNVTVSGSTLEIHLYWTGKGTAALPQRGVYGPLISGITVTPNFKVDTGGLSVGAIVGIVFASCVVLILVVLVILWRLGYLWAKDPEDKELRGLDLQTGIFTLRQIKSATNNFDPANKIGEGGFGPVFKGTLADGALIAVKQLSSKSKQGNREFVTEIGMISALQHPNLVKLYGCCIEGKELLLIYEYMENNSLARALFGKPEQLLNLNWETRMKICIGIARGLAYLHEESRLKIVHRDIKATNVLLDRNLNAKISDFGLAKLDEEENTHISTRIAGTIGYMAPEYAMRGYLTDKADVYSFGVVALEIVSGKSNTNYRPKEEFVYLLDWALVLQEQGNLLELVDPSLGTKFSKKEAMTMLNIALLCTNPSPTLRPSMSIVVSMLEGKSAVQAPVIKHNTDNNDARFKALEIISQDSQNHFTTFSHGSHEGPWSGSSTSLQTRDVSIEEDSSSRRLLQ from the exons TGAGTGTTCTCGAAGCAATACTCTCGAAACTGCAGCTCAAAAATAAAAGTGTATCCTCAACTTCCTGCAGTGACAGTGCATGGACTAACTATGATTCTTCAACTAAAAGCAATATCACCTGTGATTGTAATCACAACAACAATACTGTTTGTCATGTCACTATTTT CTATATGAAGAGTCAAAATTTAGCTGGAGTTTTTCCTGAAGAATTTGCTAATCTTACTTTTTTGAGAGAAAT CGATCTTAGCCGCAACTATATTAATGGAACAATCCCTGCAAGACTGGCTCAGCTCCAAAATCTTACCATTCT GTCCCTTTTGGGAAATCGTATTGGCGGTTCACTTCCACAGGAAATTGGTGACTTTCCTTCACTTGAGGAGTT GGTCTTGGAAGCTAATGAATTTGAAGGACCTCTTCCTGAAACCCTTGGAAATGTGAAGACCTTAAGGAGACT TCttctttcttcaaacaattttacGGGATCAATACCAAAATCACTTGGCAACCTGACAAACTTACAAGATTT TCGGGTAGATGGAACCAATCTGACAGGAAAGATACCTGATTTCATCGGAAATTGGACTAATATGACCCGACT TGATATGCAGGGAAGCCCCTTGGAGGGACCTATTCCTTCCACTATATCACAGATGACAAGTTTAAAAGAACT gAGGATTTCTGATCTGAAAGGATCAGGTTCGCCTATCCCAGATTTgcagaaaatgacaaaaatggaaAGATT GGTACTGAGAAATTGCTCGCTTAATGGTACAATCCTACAATATCTTGGGAGTATGTCAAAGTTAAAACTTCT AGACTTGAGCTCCAACCAGTTGACTGGTCAAATTCCTGAAGCACTTCTTAATTCGGATGCCCTAAAATTCAT TTTCCTCGGCAACAACTCATTAACTGGAGCAGTTCACAATTCGAGACTAACTAATAACAAGAAGTG GGATTTATCTTATAACAATTTTTCAGAGCCATTTACAGCTAGTTGTGCGTGGAGCACAGT GAATGTAATCTCTACTCTTCCATCCTCTGTGAGCAACTC AAGTTCTTGGTGCTTCATGAGGGACCTTTCCTGCCCCGGAAAAGCCACAC ACTATTCCTTGTTTATAAATTGTGGAGGAGGTTCATTGAATTCTGGGGGCAGTGCCTATGAAGCTGACTTAAACACAGAAGGTCAATCAGTCTTTTCGTCAGTGGAAACACGGTGGGCTTATAGCAGCACTGGGATTTTTACAGGCAATGATGATCTTGGTTACTTGGCATCGAGCCCGAGTGGTCTGAATGTGATTGGTGAAGACTACTACAAAACAGCTCGCCTTTCGCCGCAATCACTAAGGTATTTTGGCCTGTGCATGCGACAAGGCAGTTACAATGTGAAACTCCACTTCGCTGAAATTATGTTTACGAATGATCACACGTTCAGCAGTCTTGGAAAGCGAATATTTGATGTTTCTATCCAG GGGGAGGTGGTTTTAAGTGACTTCAACATTATGGAGGTAGCTGGAGTTGCCGGTAAAGGCATCACGAAAGAATTTAATAATGTCACTGTAAGTGGTAGCACTTTGGAGATCCACTTATACTGGACAGGGAAAGGAACTGCTGCCCTTCCTCAGAGAGGTGTTTATGGGCCACTTATTTCCGGAATTACAGTGACACCAA ACTTCAAAGTTGATACCGGGGGTTTATCAGTTGGAGCCATTGTTGGCATCGTATTTGCTTCCTGCGTAGTTCTCATACTGGTGGTGTTGGTCATTCTATGGAGGCTGGGTTACTTGTGGGCCAAAGACCCTGAAGACAAAG AACTCCGTGGTCTTGATCTTCAAACTGGTATTTTCACTCTAAGGCAAATTAAATCTGCTACCAATAATTTTGATCCTGCTAATAAGATTGGTGAAGGAGGATTTGGGCCTGTTTTCAAG GGTACATTGGCCGATGGTGCTTTAATTGCTGTGAAGCAGCTATCCTCCAAATCAAAGCAAGGAAATCGTGAATTTGTGACCGAGATAGGCATGATATCTGCTCTGCAGCACCCAAATCTTGTGAAGCTTTACGGCTGTTGTATCGAAGGAAAAGAGTTGTTGCTAATATATGAGTACATGGAAAACAATAGTCTTGCTCGCGCACTTTTTG GTAAACCAGAACAACTGCTCAACCTGAACTGGGAAACAAGAATGAAGATATGCATAGGTATTGCTAGGGGATTAGCATATCTGCATGAGGAATCGAGGTTGAAAATTGTTCATAGAGACATAAAGGCTACCAATGTGTTGCTTGATAGGAATCTAAATGCGAAGATATCAGACTTCGGTCTAGCTAAGCTTGACGAAGAAGAGAACACCCATATTAGTACCCGTATAGCTGGAACAAT AGGATACATGGCACCTGAATATGCAATGAGGGGCTATTTGACCGATAAAGCAGATGTTTACAGCTTCGGAGTTGTTGCTTTGGAGATTGTTAGTGGCAAGAGCAACACTAATTACAGGCCAAAGGAGGAGTTTGTTTACCTTCTCGATTGG GCATTGGTCCTGCAAGAGCAAGGAAACCTTCTTGAACTTGTGGATCCATCTCTTGGTACAAAATTCTCTAAAAAAGAGGCAATGACCATGCTTAACATTGCTCTTTTATGTACCAATCCATCTCCCACTCTCAGGCCTTCCATGTCTATTGTTGTTAGTATGCTTGAAGGCAAAAGTGCAGTCCAGGCACCCGTCATTAAGCACAACACCGACAACAATGATGCAAGGTTCAAAGCATTAGAGATAATATCACAGGACAGCCAGAACCACTTCACAACCTTCTCTCATGGTAGTCACGAAGGACCATGGTCCGGTTCCTCGACTTCTCTCCAAACCAGAGACGTGTCTATAGAGGAGGATTCTTCATCAAGAAGGCTTCTTCAGTAA